The following are from one region of the Littorina saxatilis isolate snail1 linkage group LG4, US_GU_Lsax_2.0, whole genome shotgun sequence genome:
- the LOC138964942 gene encoding protein rolling stone-like, producing the protein MLRGVKREVCLSNLTLQHPRPYLFVTAQCDHRIFYGCWRVFWATYHVIWVLLSWVLEPWVLYSSSERVKWFIYLTNWTYLLLAVQAVTEAVNFFCVHSLREDIVADQQAVPMPWYLKLQWLLYNIVTTGSFMVTAWYWAVLYKSDTEIGAVRVSFHAVNSVYVLLNLFVTATPTRLLHFIYPVLFGVAYTLFSALYQLGGGTNIRGEPYIYRVTDWSRPWKTLLMSSLSNFLAIPFMHLLVFLLRLMVGRLWECWRGSGGSEEGETRRGRGRGVTCVDLGQRMTESSSIQAELLVSCE; encoded by the exons ATGTTGCGAGGGGTGAAACGAGAGGTCTGTCTGTCCAACCTGACCCTGCAACACCCTCGCCCTTACCTGTTCGTCACTGCTCAG TGCGATCACAGGATTTTCTATGGGTGCTGGCGAGTGTTTTGGGCGACCTACCACGTGATCTGGGTTCTACTCAGCTGGGTTCTGGAGCCCTGGGTTCTCTACTCGTCTTCCGAGAGGGTGAAATGGTTCATCTACCTGACCAACTGGACGTACCTGCTGCTGGCGGTGCAGGCGGTGACGGAGGCTGTCAACTTTTTCTGCGTGCATTCTCTGAGGGAGGACATTGTCGCGG ACCAGCAAGCGGTGCCTATGCCCTGGTACCTTAAGCTGCAGTGGTTGTTATACAACATCGTCACCACAGGCTCCTTCATGGTCACTGCTTGGTACTGGGCGGTTCTATACAAAA GTGACACAGAGATCGGAGCAGTCAGGGTCTCCTTCCACGCCGTCAACTCTGTCTACGTTCTGCTCAACCTCTTCGTCACCGCCACGCCAACCCGCCTCCTCCACTTCATCTACCCGGTTCTCTTCGGGGTGGCCTACACCCTCTTCTCAGCCCTCTACCAGCTGGGTGGAGGCACCAACATCCGCGGAGAGCCCTACATCTACCGTGTGACGGACTGGTCCAGGCCATGGAAGACTCTGTTGATGTCTTCGCTCAGTAACTTTCTGGCCATCCCTTTCATGCATCTGTTGGTGTTCTTGCTTCGCCTGATGGTTGGAAGGCTGTGGGAGTGTTGGAGGGGTAGCGGAGGGTCTGAGGAAGGAGAAACGCGGAGGGGCAGGGGTAGGGGAGTCACCTGCGTGGACCTTGGGCAGAGGATGACGGAAAGCAGCAGCATACAAGCTGAACTCCTTGTTAGCTGTGAATAA